The Pagrus major chromosome 5, Pma_NU_1.0 genomic sequence GCAGTGCAGTCACAGTGAAATTATCGATTATCTACAGGATATTAATGTATAAAAAGGTGTTTAGTTGAGCTGGTATGGTGGCTGTATCACATtctgtgattttgattttgttccATTTCACCaatctgcagtgttttaactccaccaaaaaattatctttttaatgtgtaacaaactgacctgaactGCTTGGTACACTGGCGACCGAGCCCCCCTAGTGCCCCGATGTTCAATAAAATGCTACGCAAGTACCCTCATGATAATGTGACCGCTAGGGTACCTTCCAGTGCCCCTTTCTGCACCCTGGTGCCCCACTGCATACAGCTGGcaaccttttcattttttccaccCCTGCCCCTCAGATAACCTGAGGCGGCCACTGGCTCAGTGGAGACGTGGCTGTAGATTTTGACTGGGGGCCAatcctctctgtgtcctctcaTTTTTTGTCAGCATGAAAAATGCgccaaaaaatactttaaaggtgtttgtacatttaaaaaaccaaCACCATAGCATTGTTTATATGCTTAAATGCACAGCAGAGTGCAAACACTTAAAATGTGACAACGTAAATGGTTATCAGTGAAGAATAATGTCAGGTTCAATCACCTAGAACATtattagaaacacacacaaagagagtcaGACAAGGCGTTCAATTTCTTACATGCAAGGAGAGCGTCAGGAGACGTGCAGAGTTACATATCCCCAAAACGCTCTGCCCGTTCCGtccgtctcctctctttttattaagCAAATGGGTGTTAACATTTTACACAGAgcgctgttcctctttcagAGATCAGCTTAAGGTCAAGCTTACATGGGAgcgctgttcctctttcagGGGGCAGTTAAGGTCAAGTATCTATATCCTcttatcagacaaaaacaactccTGACATTTATATCAACATTAACGTTCCTCTTGTCACAGATACTACAGTTAGAGCGTCTCgcctcctcacttcctgttttacacTCGAGCCTTGAGTGAGACACTTCCTAAAAGAACAGGATGTGAGGTGTTTCTTAAACACAGGGGAAGCACAGCATAAGATATTAATAGATTTAATCACATGATATTGGCAAACTTAATGAGCATATACATGGCATAAACAAGCATGATATATTTTATCCTTATCAAATAAGTCCATGTTTAACATGTTAGCAGCCATTTCAATAGACCTACATGGCTTTTATTATTGTCCATGTAATGCAGGAGAAGTTATGGGACTGTTTACAttgatttaaatgaaacattatgAACCAATAATTaacaaatatcaaaaatattttcataaaggtaaaaaaaaatgtcccctTAAATCCATTATTATATGGGTGCAATATCATGTGCAATACTGATGTTTGTAGCACtgatctattatttatttatactgttagGTACTGTCAACTGTTACACACCACAATATTAGTCAATATCATCTACACTGTAGTTATAGTGCAGAGCAAGGCATGTATCTTACACCTCTATTTGTAGTAGTAATTCTatttctaaatgtaaatatatagttGTCACATACTATAGTTAAATAAACAATTTCTACAGTTATTTTATAATTTGCTGCTTGTATATTTGAtttttactttctctttttttcttattgtgtTCTCTATTTATATCTTATGAAAATCTTTCTGTAGTCAGATATTTCTATTCTAGAAGGAGCAACTGCAACGCACCAATTTCCTCTCAGGGATTAATTAAATACTTCTGATCCTGCTAATATAACTTTTCAAGACGGACATTAAGAAACTATGATTGAAAATATAGAGAATATCAATTCCTCAGATAATACGCAAGCAAAATCCTCTATCAAGACTTCTCTCTGAGTGGAAAACAAGACTTTATCCAAGAGACTGCtccacaaaatgaaatatttatacactaaaaacatcagttgaggtatgaaaaaacaaattaaacctGAATAGTTTTTACTATCCTATATGCCATAATGCAAAAGAGTGCTGGTGATCATGATACAGACAAATATCAACAATGTCTTGATGAAAATCATTTTAACTACACTTTTATATTGTACAAAAGGATTCTATAAATGATGTGAGAATACGATAAGTTGATAAATCAGCAGGACTTCTTTTCTAAACTTCTACTCCTTCATCCCACCTCACCTTGTATTTCTCAAGACCATCTTCCTCCCACCCTAAACTCCCGCCCATCGCTACGTAGAAAGCCACAACAAGTGGCCAACCAATGAGAGGCACCTCGCTAATGTGTGGAGAGGGGGCTGAGGAACAGAAAGACAAATGCTCAAAGGGGAGAGAGTAGAGGACCACTTCGCGACCCTCAagggttgttgtttttctttatgcGCTATTTGTTTGCACTCCCGTGCGCACTTGGACTGCTGCATGATCCGGGCCGGTCCACCAGACGGCTCTCGGGACTTGTCCGGCGTCGCTTTTTGGTGAAGACCCGCTAGCAGGGTGGACGCAATAGGGACTCGCTGATCTGGAGGCAGTTTTGTTGCATGAACTCCGAATCACTGCGATGGAATGAGCTGCCGCAGAAACTCTCCTAAACTTGTGGAGAACTTTTCTTTTGGCGTGCCTTTGACTCCTGTGAGTTTCCGCTTCAGCTGTCGCCCCAGTCATGTATGGATAGCGGGAGGTTCGCTCGAGATTCCGGCTCAAATGGATCAGCGCTGACGGGTTTATGGAGCCGGGATTACACAGCGCAGTGCCAGCCTGTTGAACGCCCACACACGGGCCTATCACACACCATCTGCCTCGGAATAAATACGACTCTCTCAGTGAGGACACTGTCCATGGAAGCGCTGTAGAAAGTTTCACATATGACACTACTGTGAGTTTTTACCGTCGCTTGCAGCCAGAACAATGGCAAGCTCTGGCTCCTTGGCACAGAGCGCCTGTAGATCAGTTTGGCCTCTCGGTTgcgtgcttttgttttttggctacCTATCCGTGGCCTCGCCGTCCCACGGTCGGCGGCTGATATGCTGGCAAGCCATCATGAACTGCCAAAGCGAGCCCGAGTGCAATTACGCGTACGAACACTATACGCGCGCATGTGGACCCGTGCTGAACGGGGAGAGGAAGAAGTGTCCGAGCCACTGCATCTCCTCGCTGGTCCAGCTCAATCTGACCAAAAACGGGCCGGCTCTGGAGGACTGCAGCTGCGCCCACGATCCGGTGTGCACCAGCACCAAGCGGGCCATCGAGCCCTGCCTGCCCAGGACTACCAGCACCGGCTGCACGGAGGCTCGGCGCCAGTGCGAGAGGGACCAGCAGTGCAGCTCGTCTATGCACGATTATCTGAACCACTGCGGGAAACTTTTCAGCGGGGCGATCTGCACGAACGCCTGTCGGAATGTGATCGCGAACATGCGTAAAATCCCCAAGGGTCAGCAGCTGGACACTTGCATGTGTGACGGGACGGAGAGGGCCATCTGCGAGTTCGTGAAGAGCAGCATGAAGGCGCTCTGCTTCGACTCTCCGGCGAGGGATGAGGGCAGCGGGTCCGACTACGAAACATATACAGATGATGAAGACCTCCCGATTCCGGACGCAGTAGAGAAGCCGGGGAGTGGAGCCTCTCTCCCCGCGGCCCGCTGTGTTTTGACCCTCGTGGCATCCATTTTGGCTCTATTGCCCCTCATTTAGTCCCCGGGTTCATAATCTGCCCCGACTATTGTCCGGATAAAAAGGCAATCTAAACTTTTGTCACTCATTGACCTGCTTCTATTGTGAGAGGTTAGAGCCTCGGAGACTTGGGGAGAGGGTGTTTTGGCGCAGGCCTTGTTTGATCTCAGAGTGAAGGATATCACATCAGGATATTTTCTATGCAAATGAGTCCAGAAAGATATTTTGAAAGTGCCTGAGCTCCAGGCTGCTCTCTTATCAAACCACAACACTCCACGGCTCTCCACATGCTTTGCTTATGTGATAAGCTAAATTAGATTGTCTGACTTTCTCTCAGTCACAGACTCTGATAGGAAAGATGTCACAATAGAGACACAGTCGGCTTGTTTTGGTAACAATGCAATGTTTAATCAGTACATGCTGTGCACTgccaatcttttttttttttttttttaaagataagaACTATTTTTATATGACCCTGTTGCCGTTTGGCACCAGGCTGTAGGACTCACACGTATTTAATGCTGGAATCTATGAACTTGTAAATAGATGAGGAGTTAAAGTGAAACAGTAATTTATTACATGCCACCTAGTTACATCCAAATGTTCATCATGTGAATAAAAGACTGAGAATTCCAGCTTTAAAGGGaagttattttgactgtattcTCTTCAAAGATAattgtatatatgtgtatagcctatatagatttttttttcagagaatCCTCTATGTTTGAGGCTATGAGATGATTTATTCACTGTGTATAGCCTAGAGAGAGAAATGTCTAAATCCACTGTATGATTGCCTTATTGATATACTTTATAGAAGGCATAAAGGAAAACTTGAAGATATCGTTCATGGCTGTGAGTTATTTGTTGGCGTTTGCCACGTTGTGCCTTGATTCAGACGAAAGTGGAAtggtttttattgtgttttaaaacCTCAATAACACACTTGTTTTTGCTCAGTcaagtttttggttttgtaaaaggtatcatttttattttgctacAATAAGCATGTTcgaaaaataaatgttgggtCACTTATCACAAGCCAAGATACTGAAAACTCTAGTTTGtgctcatttttattttcccctttaaattaaatcagtttGGAGTAGCTTCGTATATATGATTTATCCAGGTAGCACTAATAACGTACAGCTGATAAGTgtgaatctttattttttacacactTGCATTTAGTTCTTAAAGCAATGTTAAACTTTGCATGATGGTTAAGGTCAGATGTGCCTGAAATAAGCCACATTAAAGGTAAAAGCAGCTTATTTTGATCCATAATAGACTGATTTAAAGGGCTCAGTGTTGGCTTTGTTCATTAGTGTGCTTTTTACAGTacaatttaagtttttttttctcagttcaCTAATTTAAAGCAACGTTATTTTTGTTGGCGGGGGTGTGTGTATGATGGTGCAAGaatttttaaaagtgtttgtcCCACAGAGTGAAACAACTTAACTGTTAACTTTTACACTCCTGTTTCTCTAACTACAGTAtagtagtgtgtgtgtacacatataCAGGCTCATTTAAAATGCAGGCCAGCTTCCATTGTTGACTGATAGCCTAATGACCTGAAATGTCTTGATTTAGCTGGCTGTTGTCAAAAGCAACTGGCACCATAAATCACCACAAcaccctctccttcctccaccACCAACACCGTCTGCACTCAGATATCACAATTTACACTCACCGCCTCTTAAAGGAACAATctgtaaaaaaggaaaaagagaaaaaggcaagaaataatagatttttttattgattattctAATTTAGTTCAATGAGAGTATCAAAAAAAGAtggattttttgttgttgttgtttctcaaCTTAGAATTATTCAAATGAAGACCTCCTTTTTATAACATCACTGATGTATGCAAACCTTTCACAGCATAAGACACATTAGTTGCTTAAATTCAGCAGCTGTTGTTAAACTAGATCATGGATCATTCCTTTAATTTGAATTACAAAGTGCAAAATGCATCTGATTAGgtttttattcaaataatcGTTCATGCAgctgtgagtgcatgtgtgtattataattgttattaatattattttcatgaGATCTTGCAGATCACGCCACTCCTCTCTTTGCTCTGCTTCAGGGGCTTTAAATCAATGATTTgctgcaaaatgttttattagagGGGGGACAAGGGCCCTCCAGCTGAATGGATGGAGGAGAAGTCGAGTGGCATCTTTGTCATGGAAATGTTAAGCACATAATAGTTGGGTAGCACAATAGGGAGGCACTTCATTCTTTCAGGCTGGCTTGACACCTCTGGAGAGCCGAGCGGCGGGGAAGCATGTGGGAACGATCTGCTGCCGCTTGGGTCTCAAGCCTCCACtgcaagaaaagaagaagaggaagaaaacacgACAGGCCGTGGAGACGGATGTTTTATCTTGAATGCACACTGAACATcccctgtgtgtttttgttaaattatcTGTTCTacctgcttttatttatttcagtactttttgcttcttttttttttttttgcttcaaggaaacaaaaacatgaatccAACCTTGACACAAGAACATTAATTTTCCCAAgtgaaaatgttacattaaaCTCAAACACTACTGAAAAAGACCCCCAAATTCTCTCCATAAATATAATACCATGTCAGTGTGTTGCAGTGTCGGTATGCAGTCTGCCTTGCATGAAGCTTTCCAGCAGGAGAAAAGCTCTGTGGCCCAACCAgttctcccctcctcctcctcctcctcctcatcgtcctCCTGCTTTACTTTCTTTTGCCTCTCGCATTTGTTCAGGCAGTTGCAGCACAGCGCAGCGTGCGTTGATTAGGCTATAATAATGCATGGtgtgtgaatggatgaatgaggtGCAAAAAATCCCACAAAACTGCAGTCTGtcataaaatggaaatggtGTACAATGAATGCCTGAATACATTTCTTGGTGTGGTGCTCACaagggattttcttttttttttttttttttaggattttaaaggataaagtacatttttcttttatggtataattttatttaaataaatgtagcagCCACAACATGTGAAAAGTTACCTcagctgattttaaaaaaaaaacatgctgcagtcaaaatgctctcctctgtgtgtgtgtgtgtgtgtgtgtgtgtgtgtgtcaggggggCTGGCTCTGGGTTTAATTTACAAACTGTGGCTGTTTGTGTTCCAGCTCTTTGAGCGTGTGTAAGGTATCTCTGCCATCAACTTTGCTTCAGTGAGCTCAGTTCTGTTTCTTTGGCCTCCTGAACAAAACGGCCCACACTTCACCCCATGCAGATCACTTCACCCCTTCACCCCATGCATATCACAGCACAATGTTTACAAAGGTGCAGCTTTCTCAACCACTGACGCAGGAGGTTGGAAGCTCGGTGAAGCCTTCGCCTGTAATGATATCTATAATAATCCTTACAGTATTtactttaaaagaaagaaatcctacccttcttttcttctctgtcttttccttccACTACATTTTTTCAACATTATAAGTTGTTGCTGTAAATTAAGTTAAGCCATATAGAATTACAACACCTCTTTATTACTCTTAGGCGTATTTGACAACATGGAATATTTGACCTTAGCCCTACTTTTCCTTGCAGTGTTTTCACTTAAGGCCTGGCATCAGCTGGGGTGCTGTTTTTTCATGCAGAGGTGAATGGAAAACCTATATGGAACCTACTCAGCTGGAAtttgttttacttaaaaaaatcctctctaaaaaaaacctgaaaaactCAGTGTGTACTCTAAAGACTTGAGGCCTGAACATGTATGTTATTTAGTCTTTATAAACAGGTGAATGTTTGCACATTTGACTGTTTTCCAACAATTTTCCATTGACCATGAGCATTATGTGCAGTTGTAGTACTGTATTTCTGATATTCTACCTTCTCAGGCCTTGGTGTGAGCCCCTTCCTCCTGATTTGTGCTGACCATATTTCTCACAGGCATTTGTTTTGGCCTTGGCTCCATGCGAGCTTGTGCAGAAAGTGATGTAGAAATGGTTGGACAGTTGGAATGGctgagacggaggaggaggcaCTGAGATGGAAAGTTCATTTGAAAGGATTTGGAAATAATCCCCTAAAGTTACCACAGGGTATTCGATGGAATGGGCTCCACCTCGACTCCCCTCTGTGCCATAGCTTAGGCGCACATTTGTTAAAAGGTAGTTATAAAAAAAGAGGTGTGTTGCTGTTAGTTGTTTCCTCGTGATTTTCACTCGGAATTTGTTTTGGTATTGTGAGTTATTTCAGTTCTTCAGATGATGCTCCCCTCCTCACTTTCGCTTTGGGGGTTGCTCTCTGAATTCGCGCCTTTGGAAGGAGACGCTGGTGACACGGCGAAGCAAAGATCATTGATTTTGCATCTCTCTCATTAGCTGCTCGGCCCATGCCAGGAGACTTTCGAGAAactcttgttgtttttctcccttCTATTTCAGCTGCCACTTTGATTTCATCATGCAAGACCTCTGCTGAGTTCACAACCCtttgaaatgagaaaaaggCCTGTAATCCAGTTACTCAAGCTGCAGGCCGACTCCTCGGGTCCTGAGAGAAAACCTGCGGCACTAATCCCACTGTCACCAAGAGAACGCTTTGCTACCTGACTGTTTGTGGCAGCCATTTGATATATTCgctgttttaaatgttgctgCTGAGTGTTTCACAAAGGGGGTCACAAATTGTTGCAGACTGGTTTTGTTAGTTTGTACTGCGGTGCTTATATAGCCGGTGTAGTGTTGggaaaatcaaaaagaaaaagaaaaaccaaaacCCCATAGTAGTTTAGctacagaagaaaagaaaaccactgGTTTGTGTAGGGAAATAACCTGCAAATACAATTTCCCGCCTCTCTAGACTAAGCTGCAAGTTGACTACAAATGCTGATTTCTTTTTAGGTACATGTACAGCTGCCTTATTACACTAAAGTCAAGTATGTagcaaatgggaaaaaaattgaaattctaCAGCTTGAAGAAGGAATATTgtgaactgacttgttttaacaaaaggaaaaaaaaacacacatccagcAAAGCTGAACAGAAATGCTGTGTCTTATCCAATAGCTGTGGCCATGTAATCTGAACGACAGCT encodes the following:
- the gas1a gene encoding growth arrest-specific protein 1a; this encodes MASSGSLAQSACRSVWPLGCVLLFFGYLSVASPSHGRRLICWQAIMNCQSEPECNYAYEHYTRACGPVLNGERKKCPSHCISSLVQLNLTKNGPALEDCSCAHDPVCTSTKRAIEPCLPRTTSTGCTEARRQCERDQQCSSSMHDYLNHCGKLFSGAICTNACRNVIANMRKIPKGQQLDTCMCDGTERAICEFVKSSMKALCFDSPARDEGSGSDYETYTDDEDLPIPDAVEKPGSGASLPAARCVLTLVASILALLPLI